DNA from Epinephelus moara isolate mb unplaced genomic scaffold, YSFRI_EMoa_1.0 scaffold262, whole genome shotgun sequence:
TATTATATAGCAGCCTATTTGCCGGGATGATGAGCTCCGGACACCTCCCATTATTTATTAGGAAGGGCTGCAGCTATGTGAGAGCAGAGGTTGGATGGCCTAGGttaccaggtgtgtgtgtatgtgtgtgagtggggTATCGGACAATGAGGAGGCAGTGGGAGAATGAAAGGGAGAAAAATACATGAGTACAGCGCAGATGAAGGcctgtttaaattaatttcagtcaTACAAGGATATAAATCCACACATTCACATCTCATCACGTCATAGCTGCAACCCTTAATAAAGACACAGCACCTAAACTCCcttatgattaaaaaaagagaaagatgtttatctaaaacaataaaaaacagctgACTTCAGTGGATGGCAAATTTGAAAAATGGCCAAAATCCTCAGCGTTCTAACAGGGGTCAGCCTGCTTTGTTAGGTGTGTTCTCCTGGTGCTAAAAGACAAATGATGTACTTTGCCTTGGGTCAACTGGGCTTTCCCATCCCATAATGACCTTTCAGGGAGCTGGAAGAGAACAGCCGTTCCCATAGCGATGAAGCAGCACTGTACGCTGCACATCAAAGGTGTATATAATGGCAAACTAATGTTTTAACACTGCAACACGACCTCTCAACCTCTAATGGACTGTTTCACAGTTCATCCATCATATAAAAACAGTAGTTAAGGAAGGCGCtgtgtgtcataaaaaaggcctcttgaagaaaatgttttcccCATTTCGTGCTTGTGTGAAACCCGAATCTGCAGCCAAACAAGAATCCATCcaaagtcattttctgttttcaattGAGTTACATGCTCTCAGTATGTTCCACGCTCGCCACTTTGCTTTGGAAGAAAAACTTAGCagctctcactgtgtgtgtatgtgtgtgtgtgtgtgtgtgtgtgtgtgtgtgtgtgtatgtatgctgCTGTACTGCCATAGGTTCCCTGGAGGAGAGAGGATCTCTGTCAGTTTGTCATCAGACACAAGCTGCCAAATTTTATGAAATACCAAATTACTAATTGGCCCAGCGTTAGGTTTCCCGCCTGGAAGTGAGACTGTAATATCTGGGCCTCTATTAGGATCACAGAGAGAGCCACACTCAGCTACCTCCTGCTGAGCTGGCAAGTCTCTTTCATTTCACACCATGCAATGGCagtgacactcacacacatatgcacacacataaaacgaTCATCAAGGACAAAAGACTTCTCAAACATTTTCAATTTATTCCTAGCATGCTTAAATATCTCCTTGATCGGGCCTTTTGCGTTTGCAACCAATTAAACACAGTGAGATTTTCAGCAGTGGACATGAGAACTGATGTAACACTTTACTGACCTCTGTGAGGATAttctcttctcacctgtgtATCTCCATCGAGAGGTCAAAATGCATGGTCAGCAGACAGAACGTCAGCGCTGGATTCCTGCTGCAGGGCACTTTGACAGAGAGGATTCTGGTTCCAAGGTTGAAGGACGGTGTCTCTCATCACTTTGCAACCCTGCATCTTGCAATTCATTAATGTCAGGACAAGAGTTTGCTTATATTCTCTGGACATTTAGACTCAATATAAAACAGTGTTGCAATGGatttcactgtttgtgtgtttgagattAAAAGACCAAAATtataaagttgtttttaaactgttatATTTACAGTACGATGAACCGTGAATAAGATTGGACGAGCACAGATCTCTTGGGGGATGATTATCTGGATAGCGATATTCATAAAGCAGGGATTTTTTGACggtggtgcaaaaaaaaacaaaaaactatgcAGTCACCTACTGTTACACAATAATGTAAATGTGTTATTGGTGGAAACACAAGTGTCATTGagtaaacaggagaaaaaaaaaacacctcctaaaatatctcaacataaTATCCTTGAATGGCCCAACAGAGGAAACTGCAGAGCACCGCTGAAGAACCAGGTGTGAGcttcatcacatcatcatttagAGCGAATGGAGACTGGCATTCATGTGAACGACtcgctaacacacacacacactcatacacagacGGATACGGGATGGATCCAAATGAATAGGACAGCCTAGGCACAGTGAAGactgctgtttattttctgtctagCAGTGCtatcttttttttcaggacTCCTAATCAAACATGCCTAAGGCCACTGGatggataaacacacacacatacacacagtttgGCAACATTTCAACTCTTCTCTCAAGCGGTGCAAGGGGAGAGAATAAGGGTTggctgatgacacacacacacacacacacacatacactcgcacacacactgaaaacaccGGACTTTAAGAGAAACGTCtcagtttgttttaatgtaaaaagaGTGGTACCCTTTCATGGTTAGCAAATTATGGCAGTTGACATTTTTGATAAATTCATGTTCACAAGAGCAAATGTCTCCATATTCCCGCCGAAATATCAGCACATGATCGCACGTCTTTCATGAATTAGGGCACAGTCAGATATAAATTACCAATAAACTATGAAAAAAGCCACTTTCATCAAGACAATGATTATGTAAAACATAGTTTGGTTCTGTCTTTCTGGCACATGCAGGGGCAAATATGCCTTTATATCAAtatgtattttatcttttagCATGGAGAGACAAACATTCATTTCAGACATGATAGGTTAGCGTGTCGCTCTGTACGGTCCATCCACTGATTCCTCTTTTTTACAACCACTCAAGGGTTTAAGTGTACAAGTCATTTCCAGTGCAAAACTGTGCGATTTGGTTAGCTAAGGCGCTGGCTTCCCTTTAGAAAAGTCCTCAGTGTTGTCCTCCATGTTGGGAATGTGTCCGTGGGGCTCTGAAGCATTGCTTTTAAAAAGAGCCCACTAGCATTGATCCCCTTGTATAAAACAGTTACAGTTCCTTCAGTTTGCTGCAGATAGTTTGAGTAATTTCAGGCAGTTCTACACCAGTGTTGTGCTGGTAGACAGAGATGGGATACAGCGACTCTATCACCCGTCCAAGTGTAATCGTGTGTCACCTGTTGTTCAGGCTGATTGGTGGTCAAACCCTGTATTCCCATGCTTGGCTCAAAGTTGGTGGTGATGAGGCTCGTGGCTCGGGCACTGTAGCATATCCCGAGGCAGGTGGGCCAACTCTACATCTGAACGGATGAACAGTCGGCCAGCGCAGGACTTCGGCTACGCCTTTTGGTGCTTCCTATACGTTTTGTGAGAGAAATCGGACTTTCTTTCCTGTCAGCAGCCAGCTCCTGAGGTCCTTGATTGAGGGAAgcttcattttctctttgtttttgctgtaaACATTCAAGAAGATGCCAAAGAGCACCAGAAGGCCACCCCAGATGTACctaaagagggagagacagaaaggttAGATATATTTGAAGGGACAGCAGGAATGAAGAGCAAACATGGGCAGATGCTAAATAATGCCCCCTAATACTTCTGGCCCCCTTGAttggaccacacccatcttcttATATGACCTTCATtgtgatctcaactacacatctgtaaagttttgtgactgcatcttgcaccgTTGTGACGCTATCTAAGTGACAAAATCAGTCAGACtcacacagtgaaaacaatAGAAGCCACactactaatactactactgctaataataatattgaaatACACAACGACGTACAGCAGAATCTAACGAGAAGGTCATGGAAAGACAGataatactgtatatattctgaTATTAAAATCTTTTGGTTTTAAAAGTGCAAACTGCAGCCATAAAAGGGACTGCGAGTCAAGCAACGGTGGAGGGCACACACCAGCTGGAGGGAAAATGGAAGTTGgcgaaagaaacaaaaaagttttttgtatCTTGTGTGTAGCGTggcgcgcgcgcgcgtgtgtgtgtgtatgttgaaaGTTACGACAGAAAAGCAGAGCAGGAGAGGTAGAGCAGAAATGAGACCCTTTTGACAGCACAGAGGAGTTGGAGGGTGAGCAAGAGTGAAGGACAAGGAGAAAGAGCAGCGGAGTAGTCAAGGTCTGAAAATGGACTGAGGACATGAAAACCAGGGGCAGGGGAGCCAAGTCAAGTTTTATTAGTCAAAGGAGAGGTCAGTGTAGACTTACTTTAAACTAGAAGAAAACTGATCAAAGTCAAAAGGTGAGCGTACTTACTGAAAAGTGAAAGGTTTCGCAAAGAACATGAAGGAAAGTACGATAGTCATGGCCTTTCTCCCGGTGGTCACtgcaaaggaagaaaaacatttgtggttttactTAATtacaaacaagaaacaaaagCTCACCAGATGAATAACATGTTCAAAGAGCCATTTCTAGGCTCttgtattgtgtttttaaaaatatactgtGAATTATGACACAATTTTCTGTCTAAACTAAACTTTAAATCAATAGTCAGATTaccacagagagaagagaggaaaggatTTAACAAATTGCTGCTCTGACCTGTCACTGCAACCAGGGCACCAAAGAGTTTGATCAAGGCCAGCACGAAGGAGATGCCAAAATAACCagtgagagagaagaagaatgcATAACCATACGTCTTCACAGGATgctggagggaggagaggatcAAAGACGTGACACAGGAGCACAAAACATAAGACTATTAACATATAAGAACTAAATAATCTGTGTATCTTACAAAGAAGATCTGACTGTGGCAGCATGTTCGCATCTTAAAGCGTCTAGTCCTATTGTCTTAGGGTTTACTCACTTCTGAGCAGAATGCCACTGCCGGCCCTAGTCCACCCACACAGAACAGGCCTGTCAGTATGTAGATAAAACCGATGGAGTACGAGTACAGCACCTGTCAACACAACACCATGTGACCAGTCAGTGACATCtcacacagaaaaataataatcatcacAATTCTTGCAGCCAAAAAACGAGGCACAGCAGTCTGGTTTTGATGACACTGTTAAGCAGAGCTACATGTTCTGCACTAACCTTCAATACTGTGTGAAAAGACtgagtttttccatttttcacGAGGTGAaataaagatctaagacttccTATGCACACAAAAGGCTCAGTTTTGTTCACAGGTTTGTTTAAATCCATGCTAGTGAGCACTTAACCAACCTAATCCATAATTCATTCATCTGACAGGTGCTGATCAAggtgctgattaaacagcatgattattACACAGGTGTGTCTTAGGATGGTCAAAacaaaaggccactctaaaatgtacATCTTCCCCACTGAACTGACTGTTCAGCTGTCTCCAATGTCGTTTCTGTGAATTTGACAGCACATCCAACCGGTCTACTGAGCCAGCCCAGGACATCCACATCTTTACCTGCGAGAtggtctgagaccagccactgAGATGAGCGCCCCTGAGaaggtttctgacagtttgtgcaaaAATTCTTCTTGCAAACCAACTGTTGCATCAGATGTCTAGCGGCTGTTCTCGATGATGacgatcttgcaggtgaagatgtTGGATGTAGAgctcctgagctggtgtggttacacgtgagCTGCGGTTGTGAGGAcagttggatgtactgccaagtTCTGGTAAACATCACTGGAGACAAAttttgcgacatctgtggcattgtgttgtgtgataaaactgtacatttttattgtgaccatcccaaggcacagctgtgtagtaatgatgcagTTTAATCAGCATCCTGATATGACACACccgtcaggtggatggattatcttggaaaagtgCTTACAAAGTCTCTGATCTTTATTTCTACTCATCAAAAataggagcaaaaacaaaaatgtgttgcatttatatttttgtccaGTTTACTTTATTATATATACACTTTATTAGTTAGAGAAAACAGGGCACCATTTCAGAGTTGGAGCCATTGTGGAGTTTCATGGCTTTCTCCTGCACGTTTCCAATCGCGGCGTCTGCACACAGTGCCAGGGAGATGAGGAGAACCCCTGCAGGCCACACACacgcataaacacacaaaactgaGAACATAtagatatttgatatttgaACTCATGAGCAAATTATGTATCTTCGCTGAAGCTGTACAGCGATTTAGTAAAGACAAAGAAATCACCTGTGACGTTGAAGTTGGGCGCCACTTTGCTGTCAGCTAGCGTAAACCAGATGAGTCCCAGACtcatgcagagagcagcagacacATCAGCCAGATTATAGCGTTTACCTGGGAAACAAACACATAGTATTGTTTCTATTGGCTGCTGTGGCGCTGAAATTTCTCCTcaaggggattaataaagtacctacctacctacctacctacctatagCATTGAACCATTTTAAACATCTATCTGCAattcagaaatcagaaatcTAATCTTCTAAATCACATTTTGTCTAACCTCACAAAAGATTAACTGGTAAAACTTCCAAAACCCTTTTACATcatcacaaacacagagagaccaAACTGAGATGTTGCACAGGGAGAGCACTTCCCCTCAAGCATGGCTTGCAAAAAAACCTTCAAAAGGTGACCCTcctctttttaaataaaagaagTTGACATTGGactcaggtaaaaaaaatgtaactaaaaGTTTTTACAATGGAAATTCTTGACGATTCGAAGTTTCAGAGGTTTTGCACATAACAATgcacgggggaaaaaaaagctttttgaaaaagcaaaagtttggaaaaaaaacaacaggatgAAGGAGTCTTCCAAAAACAGTCTGACGGATAGATGCCTTGAGGTTGACAAGGGGACGCAGGCATCAGGTCGACCGTGGTCGGCTTTGATTCCCAGACTCGCCTTTGAAGGGCCTCACATCAGATTCAACCCCACACCCCTCCCCTcatccatccctctctcccactTTCTTTCCTCTTTGCATTCTAAGTGAATAAATTCTGTTTTCCACTCGACCCCTTGAGGGACCCTGGTCCTCACATCTATCCATCCAGAGAGAGACTCAAGAAGAAGGCGAAGAATACACAAAACCTGTCTGACGTTGAGGACACAGAACCTTGAGTGGGCCGGTGTGAGGATGAAAGAACAGACAGAACCAGTACAGCCGACTGGGCTCTGACAGCCGAAAACAACAGATAGAGATAAAAAGGAGGTTCCCAGTGTTGAAAGGTGGTCATACCTTCAAAGGAAACATGTGAGATGACTGAAATGAGGTGTAAAACATACTTTCTCCTAAGTCTACCTCTCCTGACTGATGATTATGGGTAAATCGTTTTGAGTTCAATAAAGAAAacttaaacattattttttcttaaaagagGAACTGGAAATGCATATGCGTTATTCCTGTCATCtcagacagtccaaaaatataagtacacatgaacaactctctcccaaatccaaaagccAGAGTGCTAAAACCTAAatatgtgatgtcacagggtataaagtctggagctgctccatagacagtgaattgggaaagatgttctagacGACAATGAAAGcagccaggggaatgttctCAGTATatggtacattttctgtttcaggactgagaacactacaacagaataaagctcatttggatataaaaagaaaacaaacaaactgtgggtccataaaatcaggctcccattcactgtctatggagcagctccagacttagACTTCATatcctatgacatcacaagtttgagacttacttctctggtttctggctttgagagagtcGCTCATGGCCatagaaataacatattggaagtCTTAATTTAGGTGGCGTTCCCCTTTAAGTAATGATGCAACCTCTGTTTTCAGAAATTCCTTTATCTTCTGAATAAAATACAATTCATGTAGTTTACTTTAGAGTTTTTTCATTCTACGAGAAACGTTGGACATAATTTGGGATTAACTGACATTTATAAGTTCAGAGTTTGTGTTAACCATGAAAAATTCTAAACAGGCATGTCTGTCAACTGATCACAAATCAAAATGCAGGTGTGGTAGTAATCCAGAGAGCACAAAAGCTGGACTTGAAAATCCTGACTTTAGTAAATCCAAACAGATTTTAGCTATTCCACAAAGCCAACTCAGTGTTAACGCTTGGATCAACAAGCCTTGTTTTAACAACAACTACAACAGACGACATCAGACGCTAGAAATGTGGTGCTAAGGGCAGATCAaataatagcaaaaaaaaaaaaaaaaagtcaccaaTATCCGTAAATACGTAGCTGTATCTGTAAGGTCTGTGTATCAATAAATGCGCAGTAGAATCAGCTTACCTTGTATAAACACTCCTCCAATCATGACTGGGATGAGTTTACAGCACTTGAAGATGACCTGTGTGGGGTAGTTCAAGTAGCCCAGAGAGGTATTGGACAGGCCCATAGTGCCCACTGTTAAAAATGCTATGATCATATAGGTCTTCCCTGGTATCCTGGAAGAAAGGAAAACATAATGTAGATAAGAAATAGATTTTCATGTTGACCTGACTTTAGAAGGTTTAACAAAAATAGATCATCACTAGTtcttccaaaaacttcaccTAAAGATGGGGTCTACATGTTAAAGGAATGCTGTCTTTAAATGTCAATCATAGctcacaaaaaataaactgttacaAATGACAGTGGTTGAGCTGAATAAATAAGAGAAGAGTTATTTACCTTCTGCGTTTGTCCTGTGTGAGCTGAAGCTCCACGAGACCAAACATGGAGTAGAAACCAAACTGGACCAGAGTGAGATACCAACCAAAAGGCTTGAATCCTTCTACAGAAAATATCAACTCCTATGTGGAGGGACGAGGGAAGAATCACAAAGCAGGTAATGATAGGACCATCTTGTGAAatgcaaaattaaattacatgttACATGGGTTGTCTTATATGCCATGTGCACCAGCGCTGTATCCAATTGTATAAACAGCAACACAGCTACATCTAAAACAACAATACATGTAGACAAACTCTGGAGAGAATACATTTGCCTGTGTTTTGTATATGTACATGCAAATAGACACAGAGCCTTCACAGCAGCACTATCCTTACACCCTAACAACCATGTTTGTAAGTGCATCTCTCAGATGGTGTCCTGTGTTACCTGCAAGTATCCATAGATGAGGTAAAAGAGGAAGACTCCAGCCACACAGATCAAGAACTGCGTgggggaactgaagctgctcAGGTTGATCCCCAGGACCCTCAGCTCCTCCACAGACTTTATGTGGGGTGACATCACCTCCGTGGATGACGGGATGGAGATTGAAATGTGCTTCCGTGAGCTGTTGTAGCTCACCAGACCGTATTTGGCACTCATTGTGTCTGTGGCTGCTGGGAGCTGAGGGAACATAGAGAGATTTAGGCAATAACCCCATAGAACATAATTTAACCCTTGTAAATGATCAAGCACATCCTGGACAGCTGTGGAaggcacagaggaaaacagacagAGCTCTGCTAAGATAGTGACCATCCACCACCATGTAATCTAACACCCATAGTGACAGTGTTGCATTAACACCTGCACAACTTGTTGCACCAAGGGCATCACGCCAAAGATACATGATCAGGTGAAGCCACTCCTTGTATTATGtgaatgttgttgttgatgctATCAGTCTCTGTGACACTTGACACATTGGCAAAACATTTTGGAGAAGCAT
Protein-coding regions in this window:
- the slc35b3 gene encoding adenosine 3'-phospho 5'-phosphosulfate transporter 2, which gives rise to MSAKYGLVSYNSSRKHISISIPSSTEVMSPHIKSVEELRVLGINLSSFSSPTQFLICVAGVFLFYLIYGYLQELIFSVEGFKPFGWYLTLVQFGFYSMFGLVELQLTQDKRRRIPGKTYMIIAFLTVGTMGLSNTSLGYLNYPTQVIFKCCKLIPVMIGGVFIQGKRYNLADVSAALCMSLGLIWFTLADSKVAPNFNVTGVLLISLALCADAAIGNVQEKAMKLHNGSNSEMVLYSYSIGFIYILTGLFCVGGLGPAVAFCSEHPVKTYGYAFFFSLTGYFGISFVLALIKLFGALVAVTVTTGRKAMTIVLSFMFFAKPFTFQYIWGGLLVLFGIFLNVYSKNKEKMKLPSIKDLRSWLLTGKKVRFLSQNV